From a single Mycolicibacterium mengxianglii genomic region:
- the rplU gene encoding 50S ribosomal protein L21, whose amino-acid sequence MATYAIVKTGGKQYKVAVGDIVKVEKLEIEAGGSVTLPVALVVDGANVTSDAKDLEKVAVTGEVLEHTKGPKIRIHKFKNKTGYHKRQGHRQPLTVLKVTGIK is encoded by the coding sequence ATGGCGACGTACGCAATCGTCAAGACCGGCGGCAAGCAGTACAAGGTCGCCGTCGGAGACATAGTCAAGGTCGAGAAGTTGGAGATCGAGGCCGGCGGTTCCGTCACGCTGCCCGTCGCTCTCGTTGTCGACGGCGCGAATGTCACCAGTGACGCCAAGGACCTCGAGAAGGTCGCCGTCACCGGCGAGGTGCTCGAGCACACCAAGGGCCCCAAGATCCGCATCCACAAGTTCAAGAACAAGACCGGCTACCACAAGCGCCAGGGGCACCGTCAACCGCTGACGGTTCTCAAAGTCACCGGCATCAAGTAA
- the rpmA gene encoding 50S ribosomal protein L27, with product MAHKKGASSSRNGRDSNAQRLGVKRFGGQVVNAGEIIVRQRGTHFHPGVNVGRGGDDTLFALSAGAVQFGVKRGRKTVNIVPADA from the coding sequence ATGGCACACAAGAAGGGCGCTTCCAGCTCACGCAACGGTCGTGACTCAAACGCGCAGCGACTGGGCGTCAAGCGTTTCGGTGGGCAGGTCGTCAACGCGGGCGAGATCATCGTCCGCCAGCGCGGCACCCACTTCCACCCCGGCGTCAACGTCGGCCGTGGCGGCGACGACACGCTGTTCGCACTGTCGGCTGGTGCCGTGCAGTTCGGCGTCAAGCGTGGCCGCAAGACAGTTAACATCGTTCCGGCGGACGCCTGA